Part of the Syntrophorhabdales bacterium genome is shown below.
TCTTGTGGGCACGAACCAGGTTGTCAGGTGTATCCTCTTCCTTCACAAGTTCGGCGAGGGTGGCCATGCCAACGGTCCACCAGGGATAGCGGCGCACGTCGGACAATCGCGCTTCCAGGTCTTTTCGGATGCGTTCCCTATCAGCTTTTTCTGTGAAGTTGGTTTTGAGCTTCCTGAGCCGCTCCAGGCGTGCTTCGAAGGCCGCCTCAATTTCCTTGCGTCCCCTATGCCACGATTCCAGGTCACCGAGCGCTTCGCAGTACTTGACCACCGGATGGTCAATCTGCAGAGAAGGCTTCTCTGCGAGCAACCTCTCCAGGTCGATGGTGTAGACGTCGTCCGACTGCCCGGGCGCCCAGCCCAGCGTGTCAGCAAGCGCGTCCGCATAGAAATAGGTGATTGCATCGCGCAGGGTGGGGCGGATCTCCGGGGGGTAGTTATTCAGCTGGAGATATTCCGAGAGCAATGTCACTGGCTGTTCTCCTAATTCTTTCCTGTGGGAGAAGACTAGTTCGTATGAACGCAGGGCCTCGGCAAAGATCTGCTCTACAGTCCAGGCCTTCAGGTCGACCGTACCTTTTGAATCAACCTTTTCCCGTCCCCGTATCTCCCAGGAGTACTCGTGGGCATACGTCATGAGGGACTGCCCGTAGTAGAGATTAAGCACAGTCTGCGCGAGCAGGTCCTCGGGCCAAGGCTCTTCCTTCAACCGGCGAACAGCCGTCTCGTAGCCGTGGAGGGCAGTCGCTGTCTGTACGCAGCGGATCAGCGCGCGGACCCATGCCTCACTGTTCTGAGAAGAGCGCGCGGTCTTGAGGTTGTCTTCGGCTATTTCATGCGCCTGGGCGTACTTCTGTTCAGAGACGGCTTTGTCGTATGCTTTCCAGACGTTGCCGGTTTTACCTGTCCACGGAATAAACTTCATCGGTTTTGCCTCCCTTCCTGCAATTTTCTGCTCGGGCTGCGCGCCCGCAGCTGCGGGGGTGACCTTCGAAGCACCGCTCCACAAACATCCCAGGAACAAAAGCGCCAGCAGCAGAAGAATTCCCTTTACCATAGGTGCGGCCTTGATCATATGATTCTCTCCCGTCTCTGAGTTTTTCCTGATCGCTCATCGGGCGATTAAGTTATAACATTAGACAGTGCTGTCCGGGAATTTGTTTCATCCGGATCAGTTTATTGGCGTGCGGGAGAAGGGCGTGAAAGATTCAAAAGATACAATGCGGGTGAGGAGCGACCGGATCGCTCCGCTGATGACCGACGACGAGATGCTGGTGAAAGTGTTGGAGTCGTTGTAGCGGATGGGGAGCGGCGGGTACCCGTACGGGTGTTACGGTTATAGTTCGCGAGGGTACGTGAGTCTGAACGTTGTTCCTTCTTGGGGTGAGCTGCTGAAAGATACGGTCCCCTTGAGGTATCGCTGGGTGAGGAGCCGTACGCTGTAAGTTCCAAGTCCTCTGCCTACCCCTTTGGTGGAGAAGGAGCGCTGGAACATCTGAAGCCGCACATCAGGCTCCATGGTTCCGGGATTATGCACCCAAAATTCGATCCCATGTTCTCCCTCGCCGGCGCCTATGGTAATTGTCTCCCCGTCGCTGGAGGCCTCCAGGGCATTTTTCAAAAGGTTGCCTATGACGCGTCTCAAGAGCACCCGATCGCTCCTGAAGCTGATGTTTTTTGTTTCAGGAGAGATCCGGACGAAGCGTTTACCGGCATTGCCGTTGTGTTGCGCGGCAATCTCTCCCAGCAACTCCAACGAGTCTACGGGCGAGGGATTGATGGAAAGCTCTCCACGTTCGGCTGCAATCAGCTGCCTCTGAGCGTCAACCTCCTCCATCAGGCGTGCGGCGAGAAGCTGAATATGTTTTTGAAACTTATTGAAGTCCTCCCCTGAACTCTCTTCCAATAGTTCGGAACACCCGAGAATGGCTCCTGCTGTATTGACGATATCATGAATGAAGATACGCTCAAGCACAGCCCTTCTCTTCTCATCGCTTATATCGGCCGCGGTAAACATGGTGTAGGTTTCGCCTTCCACTGTAATCGGTGTTGCCCACACCCGGAGATCAAGTGCGTCCGGGTCACTCCTGCGAATAATGCGGCATTCGTGTACACTTTCATTCCCTTGCTGCGCGCTGAGAATTGATTTGACCGCGCCGCAGGTCCTGCAGAATTCCGTGGTACCGCACCCTTCATGTCTCTCGAATGCGTGAATGCAATCAAGTGCTTCACCAGGGCGCAGGCCGTGTACAGAGGAAAGATCTCGCAGGCCCAGTGCGTGCAGAAGCGCAGAGTTCGCAAAGACGATCTGTCGTTCTTTGTTAAGAATCGCGCACAGAGTCGGCATAGCCTCCAGCGCCCGGATAAGAAGCGGCGCTCTTGACAACACATCAGACTGGTGCAGGATCACCTGCAGCGGCTTTCGTTCAGGTGAAGCAAACTGAGTGGAAGGTAGATTGAAGTCGGCAATGCCTGTTTCAGTAAGCTGTTCGTCCTCTGTAGCCATGTTCATCCTCAGGAGTAGTAGTGCCATAGTTTAAACGAGGCCGCTGCTTTTCGTCAAAAAAGAACGCAAACTCAAATGTTTGCTCCAAGAGGGTACCGCCAGGCAAGGGCTCTGTGTCCCACACATAGAATTCAGGCCGGACCCTTTTCAGAGGAGCGTCAAAGATGGTAAACTACACCACCGTTAGCCATGAACCTGGGAATAGCATCAGCCACCATTCTTCTAATCAATTTGCCATTTGGATACTGGCGGGCCCACGCGGTTAAGTTCTCCCTCCAGTGGTTTGCTGCGGTGCATCTGCCGGTCATCATGGCGATCTCCATTCGAGTGCTGGGCGGACTCGGCTGGCACCTTGCGACCTTCCCGGCGCTGATCGGAGCTTATTGTGTCGGTCAGTTTGCGGGTGGCAGGATTTATGGCCAGTGGCAAAAAGAGGCGAGTAGCCCTCTCACTGCATGCCTCATCTGTGACCTCTGGAAAAGATTCTCTTCCCATGGCACTCGCGCTCTTTGACTTCGACGGCACGATAACCTTCAAAGACAGTTTCGGCGATTTCATTGCTTATGCGGTGGGCCGCAGAAGACTCATTACTGGCGCTGTACTCCTGAGCCCCATGCTTTTGGGCAATGTGCTGGGTCTTATCAGTAACTGGCGCGCAAAGGAAATAGTCTCCACGTATTTCTTTGGAGGGTGGGATGCCCGGGGTTTTGTGGAGCTTGCCTCTAAATACTCAAGGGAGCGTTTACCCCACCTCATCAGAGAGATTGCGCTGGAGAGAATAGCTTGGCACAAGCAACAAGGAGACAAAGTGGTCGTGGTCTCGGCCTCGATCGACTTGTGGCTGGCGGATTGGTGCACCGACCGGGCACTAGATCTTATTGCCACAAAACTCGCAATAGAAGATGGTAAAGTAACAGGCAGATTTTCGACCAGGAACTGCTCTGGCCAAGAGAAGGTCAGACGAATCGCGGAGCGTTACGATGTGAAGAGCTTTGACCGCGTTTATGCCTACGGTGACAGCGCAGGCGACAAGGCTATGCTGGGTATTGCGGATGAGAAGTATTACAGATGGAAACGCCTCTAATGTGCATCTAATGGCGATTTGTCTTCAAGACGTATAGTATCGTTGCCTTCGCCACGCGTCGTTCCGACGCACCGCAAGGTACGCCTCCACTCCTCGCGGCTTGAGCGCCTCGCTCTCCGCTTGAATACAAATCGCCATACTGCATTCTATCTACGCGAAGAGTAGTCCTTGCAGGACGTATTCGAAAGCCTTGAACCTTGTGCCTCGAGCCTTCTATTGTTTGGCCTGTTGCTCCTTGTACTCCCGGTAGTGCTGTTCAAGGTGCTCTTTTGCCTTGACGAAATTTGCAGGGTCTACCCACTTGACCTGATGCACTCTGCTCAGAGCGCTCCTTACGTGGTTGATATCAACTTTTCCATTAAACTGATGATGCGGAAGATGTCTTATTTTCTTTCCGTCCTGTGTGAATTCGATTACTGCAAAGGCAGAATCAGGAAGCTGCCGGATGTAGAGCCTGCTCCATGTCTCCGCCTGCGTTGTGGCTGCAACGAATAGAAGCATGAGTATAACCGTGACAAAAGCGATCTTCCGGCGCCTCAATTTCATGCATTCTCCTCAACATTGGCAAACTAAGCACAGACTGCTTGATGCTTCAACACGTTTCTTCTTACTTGAGCCCTCCAGGTGCGACTGCCTCAACCGTACCGCCGCCGAGTGTTATCGTCATTTCGATAACCGGTCTGTCAACTCTCTTCCATGTCACCGGTCCGTGTTTGGTTCCTTTCGGCAGGTAGAGAGAGTGCGTCCTGGTGATTGTGACTGGTTTACCGTCGATAACCATCTCAAATTCTGCACCGAGGTCTTCGGGATTGTGGGGGTCTGTGCCTATGTGCAATGCAATCTGATCGTAGTGATGGGTGTGTTCGCCAATAAGCGGATTGGGGTCGGGAACTGCCCATATCCAGCCGTACTCGACATAGACATTGCAACCCGGCACAAGATCATTGTTCATCCAGGTCAAAGAAGGAAGCTTGCGGCCTGTAACAGCGGTATTGACCCCTACCTCGTAAACGGGTTTGAGTATAAGCGTTTCTTTACGTTGTTCTTTTTCCATTCCTATTTTTTTCTCCTCTCCAAGCATTTTAATAATGTAATTTCTGCGTGAAGTTTGTTTTAAACCGTTTCTGGTAAGCTACCATTAGGGAATGCTGTCCTGCAAGACTCGCTGCCTCTGGGGCTCGCGTCGCCCCCTCCAGCGGCGAAGCCGCCAGAGCCTTCCCTCCACCCTCCAGCCGCTTCGCGGCTGCGGGTACCCGGTCGCCGTGCTCGCTAGATAGAGTCCCGCCGGGCGGCCTGAGTCAGCAGGGGACCACGCTTTCAAGCGCGGATGAATGCATGACGGGCCTGCACGAACGCGTGCTGTGAGTGTAACAGACTCGCCCGTGGGCATCTATAAGCCAAAATAGTTTTACTATGGTTAACGCATATGGTATACCGTATACATACTGACAAAAGGATTTTTGTGGCAAGGATCCTTGTCCAGCTTGATTGGAACGCGATTTGCCCGCGGAAGCGGGAGCCGTAGGGTTATTCGGCAAAAGGGGAGTGCTGTCTTTGGCTGATAGCAGCCTCGCACGAGCGATACTTAAGGGTGATGAGAAAAGTGCGGCCCGTCTCATTACCCTCATTGAAAATGGCAAGGCTGAAGGTTACGCAGAACTATCCGTTCTCTTCGCCCACACGGGCAATGCACATGTGATAGGCATCACTGGGCCGCCGGGAGCGGGTAAGAGCACCCTCACGGGTCGGCTCGCCGTTTCCCTCGTGGAACAGAACAGGAATGTGGGAGTTGTCGCAACTGATCCTACAAGCTTGCGCGGCGGTGGGGCGCTGCTCGCGGATCGACTTCGCATGAAAGAGGCTGATAAGAAGGACATCTTCATCCGTTCTATGGCGCACCGGGGCTATCCCGGGGGCATAGCCCGTGCGGCGGCCGGTGCCGTGTACGTGATGGAAGCCCTTGGCAAAGACGTGATTCTTGTGGAAAGCGTGGGGGCGGGGCAGGCGGAGAAGGAGCTTTTCTACCTTTGTGATACTGTCATCATCGTCTTCACTCCGGATTACGGCGATGAGATCCAACTGCTCAAGGCTGGCCTCATAGAGATTGGCGATATCCTGGTCGTGAACAAGGGTGACCACGCGGGAGCTACAGAGGCACAGCACGAATTGGCTCGGTATGCTTCCGCTAACGCGGCAAAGAACGGCTGGATTGCTCCGGTGCTCGTGACCCAGGCCGATAGCGGCAAAGGCGTGGTAGAACTCGTGGATGAGATCAATAGACATTGGTTTTTCATAAAGGCAGATAACCGGAGAAGAGAGATCAAGGAGGAAAAGCTTTCCGCTTTCCTGAACGGCCTCCTCAAAGAAGAGATGTGGAAACGTTTCGCCGGCCTGGTCGAGAATGATCAGGAATGCAGGCTCATTGCCGACGACGCGAAACATGGAAGAATAGATCCCTACAGTGCGGTCGAAAAAATCCTATCCGTGTCGAGGAACAGGTGGATTTCAGACTAACAGAGGCACAGCGATTCTTCCGGGAGCAGGTTTCACAGACGCTTCGGCGCATGGCACTTCCTGAAGCGCAAACACTGGATAGGGACGACGTATTCCCCAAAGCGCTGTTTGATGAGTTGGGTCGATTGGGCTACTACGGGATCAGGTATCCTGCCGAGATCGGCGGTATGGGGGCCGACTGCGTTACGTTCACCATTCTTGCTGAAGAGCTGGCGAAGGTCTCTATAGGTCTTGCGGCAATCGTGACTATGCAGTGTCTGATGG
Proteins encoded:
- the meaB gene encoding methylmalonyl Co-A mutase-associated GTPase MeaB — protein: MADSSLARAILKGDEKSAARLITLIENGKAEGYAELSVLFAHTGNAHVIGITGPPGAGKSTLTGRLAVSLVEQNRNVGVVATDPTSLRGGGALLADRLRMKEADKKDIFIRSMAHRGYPGGIARAAAGAVYVMEALGKDVILVESVGAGQAEKELFYLCDTVIIVFTPDYGDEIQLLKAGLIEIGDILVVNKGDHAGATEAQHELARYASANAAKNGWIAPVLVTQADSGKGVVELVDEINRHWFFIKADNRRREIKEEKLSAFLNGLLKEEMWKRFAGLVENDQECRLIADDAKHGRIDPYSAVEKILSVSRNRWISD
- a CDS encoding HAMP domain-containing sensor histidine kinase; the encoded protein is MATEDEQLTETGIADFNLPSTQFASPERKPLQVILHQSDVLSRAPLLIRALEAMPTLCAILNKERQIVFANSALLHALGLRDLSSVHGLRPGEALDCIHAFERHEGCGTTEFCRTCGAVKSILSAQQGNESVHECRIIRRSDPDALDLRVWATPITVEGETYTMFTAADISDEKRRAVLERIFIHDIVNTAGAILGCSELLEESSGEDFNKFQKHIQLLAARLMEEVDAQRQLIAAERGELSINPSPVDSLELLGEIAAQHNGNAGKRFVRISPETKNISFRSDRVLLRRVIGNLLKNALEASSDGETITIGAGEGEHGIEFWVHNPGTMEPDVRLQMFQRSFSTKGVGRGLGTYSVRLLTQRYLKGTVSFSSSPQEGTTFRLTYPREL
- a CDS encoding HAD-IB family hydrolase, yielding MASGKKRRVALSLHASSVTSGKDSLPMALALFDFDGTITFKDSFGDFIAYAVGRRRLITGAVLLSPMLLGNVLGLISNWRAKEIVSTYFFGGWDARGFVELASKYSRERLPHLIREIALERIAWHKQQGDKVVVVSASIDLWLADWCTDRALDLIATKLAIEDGKVTGRFSTRNCSGQEKVRRIAERYDVKSFDRVYAYGDSAGDKAMLGIADEKYYRWKRL